Part of the Pieris napi chromosome 23, ilPieNapi1.2, whole genome shotgun sequence genome is shown below.
ACAAGGCGTTAACCGTCAAATAACCGTTTGGCACCGTTAGGTGGCTATCGGACGGCCGCAGGTAAACCCGCGCTCATAAATTGCAGCCTTCAACACGATGTCCAATCACCGAAGACGCGAAGCGACCAATGAGAGGGCAGTCGGACAGCGCGTGCGCACTGTACAGCGGCAAGCGGCGATGACTCACAGCGAGTGAGCGAGATGGCAGCAGGATGGCACGTTGGCAGAAGCAGACGTCCGCACAGGTCGGCAGTCGGGCGCAGAGTGACCCTTTTGACTCCCAGGGTTCACTAGCTCTCCAGCTAAAAGTACCTCGGCGCGGCTTTGAATACCGGTGGGGTTTGACTTCGTACGTACTACTATTGTTGCCAACCCCGACGATGCCTCAGAGACTCGGGCCTGCACAGGATTATACGTTTATGTGTTCGTTTGAGAACTCCCGTGCAGTAACCAAATTACCTCCGCGCGGCCTTTAATACCGGTGGGGTTTGACTACGTACGATTTGTCAAGACGGTTCGATGTATTGCTGGCACCGCCTTAACACACGCACCCCTGCTAGTGCGTAATTGTAGATGTTGTCTTGAAATGAAACTACGCCTTATTCTTGTTTCTTGCTTCGCCGATTATTCGTAGGTCCCAGTTCGTTGTCAGAGGAAAGAGCATTTTGCGTAAATCTCGCCGAGCTTAAGTACTATAACAGAATACCGCGACAAGAGCTGCGCTTACAGTCATCTGCGCCCgtataccgcgacgagagctACGCGACCCTTTTATTCGGTGAAgcattttattcatttatttaaccaTATTTTTCCCttaaattatgtacatatttttatctaacttATCTATcaacaatattcttatttaaccTATAGCTCAtacttaatactatttttatctatGAGTCGCCAACAGTAGTGTTCTTAATGTCTAtggttttaaatatcttaactaTATCAGCGGCACCAATGGTTCAGAATGTAAAACTGACCTTGCACtcgttgcaaataaacgatttattattattattatctatacatTATCTTTGAGCAACGATTCAGCGAGGGCGGGAGATGATCGAAGAAATTTAGTAGTAGAAATTGGAATGTCAGAAATGTACTATCAAAAGCAATCGCTATCTCTTCGTTAGATTTGAAGATATAATGTTATCGACACAGGTGGATGTCTTGATTGCGATCGTTGACTCTTCCAAGTCATTTTAGTGTTATTGGTACTATTCTCAATCTTGTGTAGACAtactttcttaaataatttcgaaTAATTTCAAACATAAAGAGTAAATTCTTCATTTAGATTGTATGACTTTTCAGCGTAAAGGTCATACATCCGTtgtctaattttataaattcccgCTGTCGCCCAATCACTAAACGATTTACACTGCGAATGAGAGACTCTCTTTGGGGTAAAGATGGTGTCGAActctttattaatacaatcacTTAGATTGTGTATCAACAGTAGAACCTAGCGGTAATAAAAGTAGgtgtttacctatattatgtcAATCACCAttcgctttttatttactgaaaCAAACACACTGCTATTTTTTTCCTTGTTTCACCACGTTACATTTTAGCGCTACTAACTTTCCACAATGATCTGATCTAAGATTAGTTGTAATTGACGTTCTATGTGCATGAAGAATAGTCCCCTCCTCCTATACTGGAATTTAGTAACAGAGACCGAGTAGTGTTTAGGGAATGGGTGCGGTAAGGACAGAGAATGAGAACAGAGAGGATTATAGGTACTTGGATGGCGTGAACATTGCCCCCGgcctaattattaaaaaaaattaaaaactaattgtGGGTTTGTTTAGCGGTTTATTAAGCGGATTTATTGGTTTCGGTAACGGAGATAAACGCACAACAGGTCTTTTATAAACTATTGTTGCAGTTTTAACTAACACTTCTCTACAAATTCCATCATCTCCGGTATAGATTTCTAATACTTTTCCTAAAACCCAAGAAAGCGGAGAAACATCTGTCACAATAATTACAATTGAACCTATTCTAACAGGATTGTCTTGCGTGTTCCATTTCGCcctttattttagtaaatgaaGAGATTCTAACTTCCATTGATTACTGAATGATTGAATCATACCATCCAACAATGCAAATCGTTTTAAAACTGAAACTAGTTCAtcacctatttttattttagcggGTACAAGCTTTATTGGTGTTAACATCAAGAAATGAGCCGGAGTTGAATCTGTGAGCTCAGATGATCCTCACTTAACAGTGTAAACGGTCGGGAATTGATAACTGATTCAATATATGTACGAACAGTTAACATTTCGTCGTACGtaactgatcacctactacaCGACGCACATGGCTCTTCTTCACCGGGACACTAAGATAGAAGCTGAGATTAAGGTCCCCCAAAATCAAAACATCAAATGAGGCAATTGCATCACTCGCTTCATTAACAAGCACAGAGCTTCTTTTTTGTCTACTGGAGAAGGTATAccacacaaaaaaaatcccttttccAGTGTGCGTTGGCGCATtatctaataataacaataaatcgcACTCTTTTCCTGTGTCCTTTTGAAACCTCAGGAATTAACGTATTTTCAAACCAAGTAAGTAAAATATCTGTCCACGCTTATTTTTGGTAAGCGTAAGTTAAGCGCTGATTTTTtgatatgaaatgaaatgaaatagtttagtaggactatataaatcacttttacaatgtcttcctaaactagatgaagtcgacatttcctaactgactgccctgagaagaaaataaatgtcgaaacaaactcgggggtcttagtctcttttatagtccagataatacaataataaattaataaattggtgtAAACAAATGCAGAGTATTTACTGGACTGGTCTTTGGAAGAAAGAACCAGATCGATCTGAGCAAGCCTGTGCCAGCAGACGGCAAGCATGCCCCGAATAGCTCATGCAGCTCAACCATTTTTGAGGAAGCTGCACAACCCGGTACACAACAATACCGCCAGTGgcaccataaaaatatgtggggCAACAACTCACTCAGATCGCCAGCCCAAAATAACTATagactaaaatgtatcaaattataCCAATAAATAGCAGTGGCAATCGTTGTGTTCCTTTAGCGTTTGCGCAAACCATAACTCTGTCCTAACTCACTTTGTGTCCCAGTGCTGCATGTTCACGACGCGATGCTTATGATCTGCTTGGTAGAGCTTTCCAATTAAGTAAGGTATACCAACTATTTTTTGTTGAATAAGTGTATACTTTGCAAGTATTTCATAGGTGAAAAAAAGAcgaaaaaactataaaaactttattctgtttaaaaacatttttttcttggGAGTGGATTTTTTTTGCCAAATTAGGATGTTCGTCTAATAATGTAGCCACATTcgaacaaattttattttctactcTAAAATGCCGAAAAACTTCTACCCATCTTTTGTCAAGTTCTATTTTCTCATCGTCCATATCTccaaattttcttaatttaaatataaatttactctTCGAATTTCTTCAAAGAGAAAAAGAGtcattaataacaatatcTTTTATTTCCTTCATTACAATTTCGACTGCTGAAGAAACATCATTCCATTCAATTTTTCTATGTAGAAGGGTCTATTTGAAGCAATTTAATGCTCTAAAGTTCACTATCCATTCTTCGATATATTcattgcaaattttattttaaatatataacttcttttaaaaattcatttgtTATTCCGGGATTGGAATCTTCCAAAGCGGtcagtttattataatattattagttaacacAAAAGATTAGAGCGTTTAGGTACTTTACACTCTTAAAATTTACTGAGGGTATGTTAATAACACGTCCGTTCCGCACGAAGTCTCAGCTATCTATGAGTCAATCAGTGTTGCCAGatccaaatttaattttccgggaggtatatctataaaaatccGGGAGTCTTAtggtaaaattacaaaaataatcgggagagttttaatacatatttttattaagtttctgTAAAATTTGGTCTTTAATTTCGAAATTGAAGCAATtagaatttttcaaaatgttttttttatgcagGACTCCCGATATTACCGGGGTAGAGAGTTGGTTCCGTAACTTTGTTttcgttaaatttatttgcgaAAACAGCCTTTCCACAGATGCACTTGAGTGTGGCAAGCACATAAAACTCAAAACTGTCAAAGTTAAATTTGGAAACATTTTTCTGCCATCACCCAAATGCATCTGGGCTATCTTTTTCCAGAAAGCTCCTACTTCTAAATTTTCATCTTCAGTATTTAACTTCGTATTCCGAAGAAGCCGCCATTCGGTGTCAATCTGTTGAATAACATTTGAAGGTGCTATATTTGGGAACCTTCCCAATATGTCAGCGATGGATAGTATTTTGCCACTACAAACTATTTTTGGATccataaattcaatttttttcaaaatttccaTATCGTCTTCAAATGGAAATCGCTGTAATAGTTGTTTAATTGCCTCAATGTAAAACTCTAAACAGCGGaacttgaatttttttatttcttcggGACTGATTGTTAATGTTGGTGAAGATAATGTCGCCCCTACTTCAGCGCCTAAATACCAATCTTTTATATCCATGTACTTTCTGGGATTTTTATAGTCGATGTTTTTGTGATCATTTCTTGAAATGTATTCTTCTTTCACATAATATCCCAAAATTGTGTAGATTACGGTCATCACCCTGTTGTAAATTATGTGTACATTTGTATTTTCTGATTGCATGGTTCTGTTTAGTTCGTTGAATATTCCTAAGGCATACGCCATAAATTGCAGATATAGCTTGTTTACTGGATTTTCTATCATTCTCAATATGTTTTCTGCAGCTTTAATACGGTCGCTGAAAATAGCGTCCCTAAAGTACAACTTTAAGGCTTCGTATTGTTCTAGCAACCTCTTTACTACTGCCTCTAAAGAGAGCCATCTTGTTTGAGAAGGTTGCAGCAATTTGTGTGGTTTTAATTCCAAAAATTCTTGGAATTCTTTCAACAAGCCGGTACGTTTTGGGCTACCATTCAAATAGTTATACACATTCCGTGCTAGATCTTCGGGTTCTCGAGGCAATTTTAAGCAAGCGTTTGACGCTACAAGATGTACAGAATGGCATACACATTTCATAACGAAAAGGTGTGGTATGTCTTGTTTGAACTTCGTTGCAAGAGAATTGTTCTTTCCCATCATTACGTTGGCACCATCTGCGGCCAGCcctatcatattttttttataaggaaTCCCCAATTCtgtcattttttttgtaattacttCATGCAATTTTTCGGCGTTACCTTCAagaatttcaaataattcaaaaaaaaaatcttccaCCTGAAAAAGAATAGGGTTTAAAAAGTATACAAAAGTAACATATTTGAAATGTAAACTTtacattataaacataatatttactttcaGATTATTTCGAGCAATCCTCACAATTACTGCCAAATGcttttttgtacttttatcAGTACTTTCATCAGCtgttaatgaaaatttatttgtctGCATGGCTTCAACCATGATGTCAACGTCACTTCTTCCCAACACCTccgaaataatttttgttgttttagtaCGTCCACAGGTAATCCTTTTTGCAACTTCAGAATCTGGGCATACTGCTCTTATTAAATCTGGGAAATGTTCCATCACATTGATCGGAATATTATGTTCAACTATGAATGCGGCGATTCTTATTTCTGATTGTTTTACTAGTTTTTCTAacgatgtagatttttttgtaaacatcTGGTCTAGACTCTGTTGACCTCGAATTTTCAGCTTATTGCTTTCGTGTTTTTTTGTCTCTTTATGtcttttaatatcatttttacCCCCTctcgttatatttatatcgcAAGAGCACACTTTACAATAAGCGAAATCTGGACctgaaaagtatattttttaatatagcctAAATATCGCAACAAAAATGCGTTAATTTCTCAAGACAAAAACTCCCGTACT
Proteins encoded:
- the LOC125061525 gene encoding uncharacterized protein LOC125061525, whose product is MSSSESDKEVQNTPPKKKKYSVSYKPDWEKDDLFEGWLSKSNKGPDFAYCKVCSCDINITRGGKNDIKRHKETKKHESNKLKIRGQQSLDQMFTKKSTSLEKLVKQSEIRIAAFIVEHNIPINVMEHFPDLIRAVCPDSEVAKRITCGRTKTTKIISEVLGRSDVDIMVEAMQTNKFSLTADESTDKSTKKHLAVIVRIARNNLKVNIMFIM